The sequence CGAGACCTCCCTCGCCAACGGACAGGCCCTGTGCCAGGCGTGCAACCTCGCCAAACAAGCACGCGGCTTCACTCAGCACGTCGCACGCCGACCCGGCCACCACACGGTTGTCACCACGACCCCGACCGGCCACGAGTACACGAACCGTGCACCCGCACCGCCGGGGTGCTCGAGCGACCCGCCCCCAGCCGAGCGCGGGCCGCTGTCGGGGGTCGACCTCGCGTTCGCGCGGCTCCTCGACGAGGCCGCGTGAGCGCGCCGGACCGAGCGCCGGCGGTGGGAGCCGGCGCTCGGGGTCGGAGGTCAGCGCTTGAGGTTCACCAGCTCCTGGAGGACCTCGTCGGACGTGGTGATGACGCGCGAGTTCGCCTGGAAGCCGCGCTGGGCCACGATCAGGCTGGTGAACTCCGAGGACAGGTCGACGTTCGACATCTCGAGCGCGCCGCCCGCGAGCGAGCCGCGTCCGCCGGTGCCCGCCGTGCCGATCGAGGCGTCGCCGGAGTTGACCGTGGTGCGGAACAGCGAGCCGCCGGCCTTCTCCAGGCCGGCGGGGTTGGTGAACCCGCCGATCGCGATGCGTCCGACGACCTGCTTGAGCCCGTTGCTGAACGCGCCCGTGATGGTGCCGTCGGCGCCCAGCGAGAACGACTGCAGCGTGCCTGCGGCCTGACCGTCCTGCTTCGTCGCCTTGACGGTGTCGAGACCGGAGAAGCCGGTGAGGGTGGACAGGTCGACCGCCACGCCGCCGACCGTCAGGGACGTCGGGGAGGTGAGGGCGCCGTCGGCGTCGAACGTCATCGCCGCGGAGGCGACCGACGACGAGCCGTCCGAGGCTGCCACGGCCCAGCCGGTCGACGACTTGGTGAAGGTGAGGGTCAGCGTGCGGGCCTCGCCCGTCGAGCTGTAGAGGTCGATCGTGCGGTTGAGCACGGTGCCGTCGGCGGCGGCGGAGTCGAGGTTGCCCGCGTAGGTCGCCGCGGTCGACTCGACGGCCGCCATCACGGTGCCGGACGGCACCTTGAGGTCCGTGATCGGGCCGTTGGTGTCGATCACGCCGTCCACGGCCATCCAGCCCTGGACGAGCGCGCCCTCGCCCGGCAGCACCATGTTGCCGGTGGCGTCGAAGTCGAACGACCCGGCGCGCGTGTAGTACGACTCGTTGCCCTTGCGGACCACGAAGAAGCCGTCGCCCTGGATCATCATGTCGGTGCTGCGGCCCGTCATCTGCGACGCGCCCTGCGTGAAGTTGGTGGTCACGCCCGCGACGCGCACACCGAGGCCGATCTGCGCGGGGTTGGTGCCGCCGACGCCGGCCTGAGCGCCGCCGGCGCCCATGAGCATCTGGCTGAGGGTGTCCTGGAACTGGACCTGCGAGGACTTGAAGCCCGTGGTGTTGACGTTGGCGATGTTGTTGCCGGTGACGTCGAGCATCGTCTGGTGGCTGCGCAGGCCGCTGATGCCGGAGAAGAGCGAGCGGAGCATGACGGTTTCCCTTCGGGGGCCGTGCCGGGGTGGCACGGGAGCTGATGAGGTTGCTGGCTGGGGGTGCGGCCGGGGCCGGGTCAGGACTCGTCGTCCGGGGTGGTCTCGTCCGGGGTGCTGTCGACGGGGTCCGGCGTGGTGATGGCGCCCGTGCGCGTCACCGTGCCGACCTGGTCGAGGGGGATCTCCTCGCCGCCGACGGTCACGGTCGGGACAGCGCCCGCGTAGGAGACCGCGTCGACCACGCCGGTCTGCACGGTCCCGTCCGCGTCCGTCCAGGACACGGTCTGCCCGACGAGCGAGGCGCCCGCCACGCGCATCTGCAGCGCGAAGGACTCCCGCGAGGTGTCCGAGATCTCGACCAGTCGCTCCATGGTGGCCAGCTGCGTGGTCTGGGCCATGAGCTGCGAGGAGTCCATCGGCGAGGACGGGTCCTGGTTCCGCAGCTGCGCGACGAGCAGCTCGAGGAACGCCTGCTGGTCGAGCGTGTCGTTCGAGGCCGACGTCGTGGACGCCGCGCCGTAGCCCGTGGCCGCCGTGGCGTACGTGGTGTCGATGCTCATGGGTGCTCCTGTCGGTCAGACGACGAGGTCGAGCCGGCCGGCGTGGCCGGGCGCAGCGGTGGTCAGGGGGTGGGCGGCGCGGTCGCCGCGGGTCTCGTCGGACGTGCGAGCCGGTCCGGGACGCGGGCCCGACGAGCCGTCGCGCGAGCCGTCCGCGGACGGGTCCGACGCACCGCGCCGGTCCCCCACGTCGACCTGCAGGCCGGCCGCCGCGAGGTCCCGGCGCAGGTCGCCCAGCGACTGCTGCAGCGCCTGCCGCGACGCGTCCGTGGCGCCGAGGAGCTCGACGCGCACCGACTCCGCGCCGATGTGCGCCACGATCCGCACCGGCCCCAGGTGCTCGGGGTCCACCGGCACCGTCAGCACGTGCGTCCCGCGCTGCAGCCCGCCGAGCGTCGCCAGGCGCGCCCCGAGCTGCTCCGCGAGCGGGGGCGCCGCGGCAGGGCTCGGTGCCGGCGTGGGGCTCGGTGCCGGCGCGGGCGTCGGGGCGGCCGCCCCGCCGGTCGGCGCCGCGGCCGGCGCGGCCGTGGACGCTCCCGCGGCGCTCGCCCCGGGGGACGCCACGGTCGTCGTCGCGTTCGGCGCTGTCCCGTTCGACGGTCCGGTCGCGTCGGTCCGCGCGCCCGGGTCGCCCGCGGGACGCGCCGGGTCCGCGGGCGTCGTCGTCCGCACGGTCGGGTCCGACGAGCCCGGCGTCGACCCGTCGGACGTCGCGCCATGACCGGCCGCGGCCCCGCCCGGACGACCGGTCGCGGGGGTGCTGTCGGCCGTGGGGGCGTCGGTCGGCGCGCTCGTCGTCGCGGCGTCCGTCGCGGGGATCGAGACGGCGCCCGGGGCGGCGGCCGACGTGTCGGCCGTGGCGCCGGCGACGGTCGTGGTGCTCGTCGGAGCGGCCGCCGTGCTCGTCGGTGCGGTCGCAGTCGCGGCGGTCGGGCCGGCGGCCGCGTCCACGGCGGGCGCGGGGCCGGTCGCCGCCGGCAGGGGGTTCGCGCCCTCGCCGGCGACTGCTCCGGTCGCCGCGGCGCTCACCTGCGCCGTCGTCATCGCGGCGGACCCGTCGGTGGTCGGCGTCGGGGCGACGGTCGGGTCCGACGTCGCGGCGTCGGTCGGCGACGAGGACTCGGCGGCGTCGGTCGCGGTGCTCGTCGTCCCGTCGGCGCTCGCGGGGCCGTCGGTCGCGTCGGTGCGCGCGGAGTCGTCGGCACCCGCCGGGCCGCCGGAGCGCTGCGCCCGGTCGGACGCCCGCGCGTGGTCGTCGGTGTCCGCCGGGCGCTCCGGGCGCATCCCGGGCGCGGCGGCACGACCTGCGCCGTCGCGGCTCGTGGTGAAGGCCCGGTCGGCCGCGTCGAGCGCGCTCGCGAAGTCCTGCCCGTCGGTGACGCGCGAGCGACCCGCGTGCGGGACCGGCTGCGTGGTCACCGGGGTCACCCGGAGCTGGTTCGTGGTCATGCGGCACCGCCCATCAGGCTCGCGAGGACCTGCCACTGCGTCTGCGCCGCGGCGGTCGAGACGCCGGCCGCCGAGAGCGGACCGGACGAGGACAGGGACGACGCCGGCAGAGGAGACAGCGACGACAGCGACGACAGCGAGGACAGGGACGACAGCGACGACAGGGACGCGAGGGGCGACGCCGTCGAGAGGGTCGAGAGGTCGGCGGACAGCGTCTGCTCCTGCGGGAGGATGCGGCGGATGTTCGTCGGCTCCTCGTACACGTCGCGCACGGAGACGTGGCCGCCGGGCTTGGGCGCGTCGATCATCCGGCCGTCGCCGACGTAGATCGCGATGTGCGAGCCGCCGTCGAACACCAGCAGGTCACCGGGCTGCGCCTGGTCGAGCGACGGGACGCGCTCGCCGAGCTGCTGCTGGTCGCGGGCGACGCGCGGGACGCCCTCGACCCCCAGGTCGGTGAGCGCACGCAGCACCAGCCCGCTGCAGTCCAGCCCGCCCTCGTCGAGCGACTCCCCGCCCCACACGTACGGGGTGCCGAGGTACCGCTCCGCGGCGTCGACCAGGTCCTGCCCGGTCAGACCGGTGCCCGGCGCGATGCCCTCGCCGGTCGCGGGGAGATCGGCCGGGGGCACGGGCGTCGGAGGCACGGTGGTCGGGGCCGGCGCGTCGGTCGGGGCGGGCGCGCTCGTCGGGTCCAGCAAGGCCGAGGCGTCCGTCAGCGCGGACGCGAAGTCCGCGCCGGCCGACGAGGGCGCGACCGACGACGAGGCCGGCGCGGGGGCGACGAGCGACTGCAGCTCGGCGATGCGCGCCTGCACGGCGGCGAGCCCGGTCACGAGCGGCCTCCCGCGGGGGACGCGGCCGGCTGCGCGAACGAGCCCGGCGAGGC is a genomic window of Cellulomonas fulva containing:
- a CDS encoding flagellar hook protein FlgE produces the protein MLRSLFSGISGLRSHQTMLDVTGNNIANVNTTGFKSSQVQFQDTLSQMLMGAGGAQAGVGGTNPAQIGLGVRVAGVTTNFTQGASQMTGRSTDMMIQGDGFFVVRKGNESYYTRAGSFDFDATGNMVLPGEGALVQGWMAVDGVIDTNGPITDLKVPSGTVMAAVESTAATYAGNLDSAAADGTVLNRTIDLYSSTGEARTLTLTFTKSSTGWAVAASDGSSSVASAAMTFDADGALTSPTSLTVGGVAVDLSTLTGFSGLDTVKATKQDGQAAGTLQSFSLGADGTITGAFSNGLKQVVGRIAIGGFTNPAGLEKAGGSLFRTTVNSGDASIGTAGTGGRGSLAGGALEMSNVDLSSEFTSLIVAQRGFQANSRVITTSDEVLQELVNLKR
- a CDS encoding flagellar hook assembly protein FlgD produces the protein MSIDTTYATAATGYGAASTTSASNDTLDQQAFLELLVAQLRNQDPSSPMDSSQLMAQTTQLATMERLVEISDTSRESFALQMRVAGASLVGQTVSWTDADGTVQTGVVDAVSYAGAVPTVTVGGEEIPLDQVGTVTRTGAITTPDPVDSTPDETTPDDES
- a CDS encoding flagellar hook-length control protein FliK, whose protein sequence is MTTNQLRVTPVTTQPVPHAGRSRVTDGQDFASALDAADRAFTTSRDGAGRAAAPGMRPERPADTDDHARASDRAQRSGGPAGADDSARTDATDGPASADGTTSTATDAAESSSPTDAATSDPTVAPTPTTDGSAAMTTAQVSAAATGAVAGEGANPLPAATGPAPAVDAAAGPTAATATAPTSTAAAPTSTTTVAGATADTSAAAPGAVSIPATDAATTSAPTDAPTADSTPATGRPGGAAAGHGATSDGSTPGSSDPTVRTTTPADPARPAGDPGARTDATGPSNGTAPNATTTVASPGASAAGASTAAPAAAPTGGAAAPTPAPAPSPTPAPSPAAAPPLAEQLGARLATLGGLQRGTHVLTVPVDPEHLGPVRIVAHIGAESVRVELLGATDASRQALQQSLGDLRRDLAAAGLQVDVGDRRGASDPSADGSRDGSSGPRPGPARTSDETRGDRAAHPLTTAAPGHAGRLDLVV
- a CDS encoding C40 family peptidase, producing the protein MTGLAAVQARIAELQSLVAPAPASSSVAPSSAGADFASALTDASALLDPTSAPAPTDAPAPTTVPPTPVPPADLPATGEGIAPGTGLTGQDLVDAAERYLGTPYVWGGESLDEGGLDCSGLVLRALTDLGVEGVPRVARDQQQLGERVPSLDQAQPGDLLVFDGGSHIAIYVGDGRMIDAPKPGGHVSVRDVYEEPTNIRRILPQEQTLSADLSTLSTASPLASLSSLSSLSSLSSLSSLSPLPASSLSSSGPLSAAGVSTAAAQTQWQVLASLMGGAA